Within the Dolichospermum compactum NIES-806 genome, the region ATTACGCGACCATACTACATTATTAACTACCCGCAAACAAGACTCTATTTGTTGACATAAGAGATTAGGAGTTAATAATTCTGTTTGTTCGTCTATTTCCGCCAATAAAGCCCGCATTTGCAATTTGAGAGACTGCAAAGCTAATTGACTCGCAACTTCACCACCTTCATGACCACCAATACCATCACAAATAATTGCTAGTCGTGGTTGCAATTGATCATCTATATCTCGCTGATGAATAGGATAACAAGCATCTTCATTATGTTTAATGACGGAACCTGAATCTGTTGCCCCAGAAATAGTTAAATATAAAGGTAATTCTGCGGCTGTTGTCAGTAATATTTCATTGATTTTAGTATTAATGATTTCTAAATCATTTTCGGGTTGACACATTAACTCAACTATGATGTCTAATTTTTGGGAAAGCGTGGTTTCTGTAAGTGTCACCCAATTGCGCCAAGAATTACCTAAATCTTGTAAAGTCGGTTGACCAGTGTTTTGATGCAGTTCTAATAGGCGAATACACCAACCTTGCACACATAAATTATCTGCTAATAATAAACTTTGGGCAAGTTCTAATGCTGATAAGGGTGTCCACAATTGGAGAATTTGCCATAACCAGTAAATTTGTCTGACGGGAGATGCTTGTTTCCAGGAGTCGGTAATTGTTGGGTAAATGCAGCCTGTTTCATCTATGGGGGCATTTTCTAGTAAAAGAATATCATCTTCTATTTCGGCTAAGGAGGTAAAACCATAGGCTTGGGGTATATGCAAATGTTCTGAGTATAAGCGTAGGTAGGGAATAACGATATTTGGTAGTTCTGCGGGGATATCTGGTAATAGTGCTGGTTGGGTATCTAGCCAAATTTGCGGTTTGATGACTTCATATCTATTTGCTACTTTTGTTTCTGGGGGAATTTCTGCGGCTTGCTTGCCAGTTGCCCAGAGATAGCGGTAAATTAGGGGAGTGTAACAGCGATCGCAAATAGTCTCTCCGACAGCATTCAAAGGTTGATCACATTCTGGATTTGGGCAATTAATCACCCGTTGGGTAGAAAACATAATTAAAATTAGGATTAGTTTTTTCTGTAAAGTTTGACTGTATTGGTGTATCTAAATACCAAGTTAAGATGAAACTGCATGGAATAAGATTTTAAGAATATTTGACCGCAAATAAACGCAAATAAACGCAGATAAGAATAGATGAATAGATTTTATGATTCTGTTCAGCCTCAGATAATGTTGGGATGAGTAAATTCATTGTAAGGGAAAAGCGTTATGCCAAGTTCTAGATTGATTTGGCTGTTAGCGGTTTCGGTTCTGTGTTTGACGGAATTGTTTTTACCATCGGCTTTTGTTGCTTTTATGATGGGCATTAGTGCTTTAATTGTAGGATTATTGTCCTACTCTGGTACAGGAAACCGGCAGAAATTATCGCTGAGAGGATTAAGGCTAACCCTGATGCTCAAAAAGCACTAGATGTGCTGTTAGCCTTAAATTATTTGGATATGGGGAATACTATTGGTAAAAGCGATAGCAGCAAGGTGATGTTTATAGACCCTCGCACTATTCCAGCTACTTTGGAAGGTATTCGTTCTATTGTTTCAGATAATGCTCCTAATCCCAAACCTCTCTTTCCCACTAATTAAATAATTTCTTCTTTCATTCCTTCTTTCTGACTCCTGACTCCTGAATGGGCCCAGACCCTGCGCCCCTACCTTCTGATAGCGCAGCGTGGCGTTAGCCACATACTCCTTCTTTCTGACTCCTAAGTAGCTTGACATTTTGTACATAGTCCAAAAAATTCTAGAGTGTGATAAAACACTTTAAATTGATGACTGGTTTGTAATTGGTTTTCGAGTTCATGGACAGGACATTGATGAATAGGAATGGAAATGCCACATTGTAGGCAAGTTAGATGATGCTTGTCCTGTTGTATTAAACTATAAAGGGCTTCACCATGTGCTAAAGTTCGCACTTGCACTAAGCCTTCTAATTTGAGAGCATCCAAGGAACGATAAACTGTTGCTAAACCCATGCTTTGGTTGAGATTACGTAGTTCTACGTAAATCTCTTGAGCAGAAATGCCTTGTTTAATATTTTGTAACAGGTTTAAAATCCGTTCTTGACTACGGGTATGTATGGCTCTCATAAATCGTTGTTAAATTTGTATTTATGTAGAGGTAATTCATGAATTACTTCTACTTCCTGATTATATTTTCACTCAGTTAGACCAGAAAAGTTATAAGAAAATAGCCTAAAAACCCTTGAGGGCAAGTTTTGGAGGGTGGCGGAAAAACTTAACTATCCTTTCTTTAGGCAAGGGATGAAAGCCAACTAGTACCACAAGGCGTTCGTCAAAAGTCAAACGTCAAACGTCAAAAGCAATATTGGGCAAGCTTTTTGGCGATTAAGAATGGTTGATTTATTTACGCCGTGCTGTACTAGTAGTTCGTCAAATTTATTTTGACGGGTAATGATCGGAAAAACTTCTGTTCTTCCCTCCCCTACCCCCGGCGCTTCTCTTCTCCCCCTGCTTGCCTTCACCCGTCATTTTCGGGTTGACAGACTACTAGAGGCTGTCTTCCTCCAGTGACTTGTGTTATCCTAATTATCACAGGAAAGGTAATCAACCTGTCTAAAAACCTCACTGCCTAACGGTAATCTGTACCTTGACAATTAAATCTATGGGGTTCTACTTCATTGTTCTAGTTCCCTCCTAGCAGTAGGTAAAAGATTTATAGGACTAGACGAATCAGAATTGTTGAAACAGAAAAGTTTCATCCTCAACAGGATTTGCAGTCATGCAACTACGGTCGGGCAGACCGAAAGTTAACGCTTGGGGAGAGTCCCACCTCTCTCGCTAGATAACGCAAGGAGTCTAGTTTAAGTGGTCTCGTTGAACCAAGAATCCCCGTGTCTTTAGACCGGGGAGTGTCAAAGCGATCGCAGCATTCAGCAAAAAGCCCGTGCAAATAAAATATTTAGCTAAAATTTTCGTGACTCTGAGAACTTCAGTTTTAGATCCTGCTGGTGTGGCTGTACAATCTGGCCTCAAACAAACGGGATACGACAATGTGGAACAGGTGAGAATTGGTAAGTACATTGAGTTAACCATTACCGCACCTGATGAAATGAAAGCGCGTCGAGACTTAAATCAAATTTGTGACCAAATGTTATCAAATCCAGTCATCGAAAATTATCGCTTTGATTTGATTGAGGTAGAATCACAAACTGGCGTATTTTGAAACTGGCAATGGGTGATTGGTAATAGAAACAATACTATTGCCAAAGCCCTGAAACCCTATTGATATCGTCACGATTTTATTGGGTTTCAGACATATTTTGGAAAATTGGCAATAGTATTGAGAAAATAAATAATTTGCCTCTTGCCTCTTGCCTCTTGCCTGTTCCCTGTTCCCTGTTCCCTGTTCCCTGTTCCCTGTTCCCTGTTCCCTGTTCCCTGTTCCCTGTTCCCTGTTCCCTGTTCCCTTTCCTCTGACAACTAATGAAATTCGGTATTTTAGTTTTTCCAGGTTCTAATTGCGATCGTGATGTTGCCTATGTGACTAGAGATTTACTAGGACAACCAACGCGGATGATTTGGCATCAAGAGACGGATATTAGTGATATAGATGTGGTAATTGTCCCCGGTGGCTTTAGTTATGGGGATTATTTACGATGTGGGGCGATCGCTCGCTTTTCTCCTGTGATGCAGCAAGTTATCAACCATGCACAACAAGGTAAATTTGTCATCGGTATTTGTAACGGGTTTCAGGTATTAACTGAGGCTGGTTTATTACCTGGGGCATTGGCGAGAAATCAAGATTTGCACTTTATCTGCGATCGCTCTACCTTGAAAGTTGAGCGTAATAATTTACCTTGGACTCAGGGTTATGCTGAAGGGGAAGTTATTACTTTACCCATTGCACATGGAGAGGGTAGATTCTACAGTGACGAAACTACTTTAGCAGAAATCGAAGCTAACGGCCAAGTTTTATTTCGTTATCAAGAAAATCCCAACGGTTCACTCAACAACATTGCCGGGATTTGTAATCTTCAAGGCAATGTTTTGGGCATGATGCCACATCCAGAACGAGCAGCAGATTCCGCGTTAGGTAATAGCGATGGTTTGCGCTTGTTTGAGGGTTTGTTGGGGAAGGTAGCAGCTTTGGTGTAATAGATTCCCGGCTTCTGTGAGAAGTCGGGTATTTTATTTTCTTTATGTCTCGACTTGTCAAGTCGCAGAACATTATTATTTAGTATTTAAAAAAAGAGTTTTTGCGTATAAAATCCAGTTTAAATAGTTTTACCTATAAAATGTTTTATTGTATGAATAGAGTAATTACGGTTAACATTTGTATAGAATGTGATAAAATTTATATCATGTTAGATTAGTCTAGATTAGGCAGAGTAAGGAATAATTACATAGTTTTTAAAGGAAGGTATATCTAAAAAGGATATTACTTTGGTTTTTAATAATCAAGTAACTCGGAAGTTAACTGATTTATGTTGACTGGATATTGTGGTGATTATAACATTTGATAAAGTGATTTAATTGATCAAACCTTACCCAGAATATGATCTTTTTTTGTCATCAATAATTACAGGGAGCAAGATAATATGCAAGAAATTTATAAGATTTGGGATATTTTTTGGGATAATGATCTATTCCATTGGGCAACTGTTATAGTTTTTGGTGTAGCTGTAAGTTGTGAAATATTCACAGTTTTAAAATACTGTAAACTATCTAATCGTGATCAAAAAGCAATATCTCAGCTAAGGAGAGGAAATATAGAAAATATTTCACCAGAATGGATTAATGAACATTTAGAAGCAAAAAATAATATACCTCTTGAGATTAATGACAAATATATACTCAAGCAATATCCAGAAATTTTAACTCATTCTACTCGCAGTAATTTACGTTTTGTGGGTACTTTATGTACAGCTATTGGTGTCTTAGGAACATTTTATGGTATTCAAGCAGGAATAGGAGGTATTCCCCTAAATAATCTTAATAATACACAGTCTTTAATGTCAGGAGTTGCAGGGTTATTAGAAGGAATGAAAACAGCATTTTCTACTTCTTTAATGGGATTAGGATGTGGAAGTTTATTTACGATTATCCTCTTTATAACAGACTCAATTAGACAATCACAACATGATCAAATTAGCAGAAGTTTACATAAAATTACTGTTACAGGAAAAGATGGCAGTGATGATGCAGCTAATAGTTTAAAAGAAATAGCTGAAAGTTTTAAAAAATTTGATTTTAATGCTAATTTAAGAGCGTCTCAAGCACTAGAAAGAGTAGCTAAAAACCTTGATGCTGAAATTATTGGCACAGAAGTAGGAAATGCTGTTAGTAGTCAATTAGATAGGATAATTGAAACGAGATTAACACCTGTATTTAATAATATTGCTAGTTCCCAAGAAACACTAAATCAAATTACCACTGTTCAAAGAGATGTACTGGAAAATTTAATTAGTGAAATGAAAAATCAATTAATTATTCCCATAGTTGAAAGACTAGATCAAAGTGCAG harbors:
- a CDS encoding protein phosphatase 2C domain-containing protein; translated protein: MFSTQRVINCPNPECDQPLNAVGETICDRCYTPLIYRYLWATGKQAAEIPPETKVANRYEVIKPQIWLDTQPALLPDIPAELPNIVIPYLRLYSEHLHIPQAYGFTSLAEIEDDILLLENAPIDETGCIYPTITDSWKQASPVRQIYWLWQILQLWTPLSALELAQSLLLADNLCVQGWCIRLLELHQNTGQPTLQDLGNSWRNWVTLTETTLSQKLDIIVELMCQPENDLEIINTKINEILLTTAAELPLYLTISGATDSGSVIKHNEDACYPIHQRDIDDQLQPRLAIICDGIGGHEGGEVASQLALQSLKLQMRALLAEIDEQTELLTPNLLCQQIESCLRVVNNVVWSRNDEQKRQGKERMATTLVMSLQIPQKREQLENSHELYLAHVGDSRAYWITQNYCQLLTVDDDMVKREVGLGKSLYRQALQIPEAKALTQALGTKEAEFLNFSVQRFIIEEDGILLLCSDGLSDRNLVEQSWQDYAIPVLTGDLDIADATQELIKLANEKNGQDNISVILTLCRVAKPASMAIIPAPPAEIIPPQPLAVPDAEALIITDPIETDLTASSQALLDLSLTEEPTAPLKPSKGKGLVLLAGLLVLLLGSTTVSLFAWWQLSPQSFSQICRQLPQKVRELCPGRE
- a CDS encoding Fur family transcriptional regulator, translating into MRAIHTRSQERILNLLQNIKQGISAQEIYVELRNLNQSMGLATVYRSLDALKLEGLVQVRTLAHGEALYSLIQQDKHHLTCLQCGISIPIHQCPVHELENQLQTSHQFKVFYHTLEFFGLCTKCQAT
- the purS gene encoding phosphoribosylformylglycinamidine synthase subunit PurS; this translates as MQIKYLAKIFVTLRTSVLDPAGVAVQSGLKQTGYDNVEQVRIGKYIELTITAPDEMKARRDLNQICDQMLSNPVIENYRFDLIEVESQTGVF
- the purQ gene encoding phosphoribosylformylglycinamidine synthase subunit PurQ, whose product is MKFGILVFPGSNCDRDVAYVTRDLLGQPTRMIWHQETDISDIDVVIVPGGFSYGDYLRCGAIARFSPVMQQVINHAQQGKFVIGICNGFQVLTEAGLLPGALARNQDLHFICDRSTLKVERNNLPWTQGYAEGEVITLPIAHGEGRFYSDETTLAEIEANGQVLFRYQENPNGSLNNIAGICNLQGNVLGMMPHPERAADSALGNSDGLRLFEGLLGKVAALV